The proteins below are encoded in one region of Natronospira bacteriovora:
- a CDS encoding rhomboid family intramembrane serine protease, with protein sequence MSRNDQGVSLKALVWLVTGLVAGLWLLHGLLLLSGVDASILGVRPRVASGLLGVLTAPLIHASWLHLFSNTLPLLVLGTAMFHGFPGAARRALPLIWIGSGLLVWLLAREGVHAGASGIAFGMMFFVFTAGLLRRDRASVALVLLVFFLHGSMVWGVLPQAPGVSWESHLAGAVVGVVSGVWFRRRDPLPTPAVFDNSDLPDEPFSGEEASSDSGEDDTGRL encoded by the coding sequence ATGTCCCGCAATGATCAAGGCGTGTCGCTGAAAGCTCTGGTGTGGCTTGTCACGGGCCTGGTGGCCGGGCTTTGGCTGTTGCACGGGCTTTTGTTGCTGTCGGGTGTGGACGCGTCTATCCTCGGTGTTCGCCCAAGGGTGGCGAGCGGCTTGTTGGGGGTACTCACGGCGCCGCTGATACACGCTTCCTGGCTGCACCTTTTTTCCAACACCCTGCCTTTGCTGGTGCTGGGGACGGCCATGTTTCATGGTTTTCCAGGGGCGGCGCGACGGGCCTTGCCCCTGATCTGGATTGGCTCCGGCCTGCTGGTGTGGTTGCTGGCGCGTGAGGGGGTGCATGCGGGTGCCAGCGGGATTGCCTTCGGCATGATGTTTTTCGTCTTCACGGCGGGGCTGTTGCGACGGGATCGGGCCTCGGTGGCACTGGTGTTGCTGGTGTTCTTTCTGCACGGATCCATGGTCTGGGGTGTCTTGCCCCAGGCGCCGGGGGTGAGCTGGGAGAGTCACCTGGCGGGTGCCGTCGTGGGGGTGGTGAGTGGCGTCTGGTTTCGGCGCCGGGATCCCTTGCCCACGCCGGCGGTGTTTGATAACTCCGACCTGCCGGATGAGCCTTTCTCCGGTGAAGAGGCCTCGTCGGATAGCGGTGAGGATGACACCGGTCGGCTCTGA